TTTTAACCGATTtaatgttttaatatatatatatatatatatataattttaatatttataatatatataaaattttagtatatatataatatatatataattatttattattaatttatactattcaattaattcagttaaccaaattaaccgaactcaaaaattgaaccaaaaactgaaaatccaaattcaacgaaaatgaaaaccaaaCATAACCGAATAATTTTTTAACTTAACCGAGCAGATTGAATTTACGcaattaattcagttaattttgaattaatttaaaTTCAGAATAATGGTGTGTTTACTAATTCAATTCATTCTTCGCTTAGCCcatagatttcaaattttgaatttaaatttagatttggacaaattttgcATTGAATTCAAATTAAGtgcatataaattaaaatttgattaattaatttttaaatttttatcccATGATTATCTAAATTGAACTGttagatttaaattaaaattttaaagacactaaaaatgaacattttttttccattataaTCAACTTGTAaatcttaaaatttaaatattacaattcaATCATTAATAAGAAGTCTTAAATGCACAAATTTTAAATTAACAccctatataaatttaaaaacattcaCCCATAAATTGAACATAAAAATTATCCATAATCTAAATTCTAATTCTAAAAAAATAGTACAAAAGTAACCAACCCAAGTtttaaattgtcactaaaaaataaattttctatttaaatcataataattattaaaatgttatataatatataattatttattattaatttatactattcaattaaccaaattaacctaACTCAAAAATCGAACCAAAAACTGAAAATCGAAattcaataaaaatgaaaaccaaacaTAATCGAATAATTTTTTAACCGAACTAAACCGACCGAATTTActcaattaattcaattaatttgattttaaccgaattatgcttACCCCTACTACTATCTCATCCCAACACCCTTTACAACCATTTTCTACCATGACAATGTGCAGTAGTACCATATCAAAAAAAAACTTGAATCTCCTAATAATGTTCAACAAAAACAAAAGTTGAAGAATTATGAACGAGTTTGCAAATAAATTACCATAAAAATATTTACATAGTAGAAATACATGGAAATGAAATAGAATGGAACGAAATAAAATCAAACATATCACTTGGTTTTGATCTGAGTTAGCAAGATGGTTGTTCTGAATCTGTCTTGTCTTTTCTGATCATGGCAGCTAGACTGCATTGTATATAACCACAAAGCAGGGAAGAACTGCCCTCAGATTCCAAACAATGAGTTCTTCAATTTCATTCCCACTTGAAGAAGCAACCATGGAATCAAAACCACCCTTCTCTCCATCCACAGTCCCATTCTCCCTGCACTCTGCAACTCTACCTGCAATCACTCTGCACATTATAATGGCTTTTCTCCCACAAACCCCATTTGAGATGCTATCACCAGTCGCCTTCTCGTGTGCCTTCCGACTATTCTCAAGGAGTGACACATAACCCGCCTCGCCCCAAGATCTAAAACCAAGAATTCTGCAAATCCCACAGGATTTCTTCTCGCAGATGCTAAATCCCCCGTCGAACCCTAAAGAACAGGCCACGATGCCTCCATGGAACCGCAGGAGTTCGTTCCCATCAACAGCCAACCTCTCTGTCCTCTTCCTTTCCCCTGTTT
This Malania oleifera isolate guangnan ecotype guangnan chromosome 11, ASM2987363v1, whole genome shotgun sequence DNA region includes the following protein-coding sequences:
- the LOC131167435 gene encoding uncharacterized protein LOC131167435, yielding MIFLPTSTVRCFRPKFRISSSENDDPPPQPQSPYESKKKKKKQQDSREKISGSANVSKPFPPASIQNVVSELVEGEQSVGVIENIFRLGWTDPSRFAIEKILKVNHSAEVLDRFEAHRETIKSRDAETGERKRTERLAVDGNELLRFHGGIVACSLGFDGGFSICEKKSCGICRILGFRSWGEAGYVSLLENSRKAHEKATGDSISNGVCGRKAIIMCRVIAGRVAECRENGTVDGEKGGFDSMVASSSGNEIEELIVWNLRAVLPCFVVIYNAV